A single region of the Hyphomonas adhaerens MHS-3 genome encodes:
- a CDS encoding c-type cytochrome, with product MGELGLNKILGALLATALGLFGLKTLSDVVFAHGGEGHGEEHAEATSLSEQMCENFAYCVEVAGGGAAAVEEEEVFDLGALLAAADVSRGERTFKGQCTTCHTIDDGGANGTGPNLHGVVGADKHVHPGFNYSAALTEVGGSWTYEDLNHWLENPGAFARGTSMSFAGLRKDPDRINVIAYLASQSPNAPPFPDPLPAAEEDDAAAPAEDGAEAPAEGEEAAAPVEDAVEAVEDAADATQETVTEVVTEEADTAMDTAEEAFDEEAPTPTEEEGE from the coding sequence ATGGGGGAACTCGGTCTCAACAAGATCCTGGGAGCGCTGCTGGCGACCGCACTGGGCCTTTTCGGGCTCAAGACGCTTTCTGATGTAGTGTTTGCCCATGGGGGAGAAGGCCACGGGGAAGAGCACGCTGAGGCGACCTCCCTGTCAGAGCAGATGTGCGAGAACTTCGCATACTGCGTCGAAGTTGCCGGCGGCGGTGCCGCGGCAGTTGAAGAGGAAGAAGTATTCGACCTCGGTGCCCTGCTCGCTGCTGCGGATGTTTCGCGCGGCGAACGCACCTTCAAGGGCCAGTGCACAACCTGCCACACGATTGATGACGGCGGCGCCAACGGCACCGGCCCGAACCTGCATGGTGTGGTTGGCGCAGACAAGCACGTGCACCCGGGCTTCAATTACTCTGCTGCTTTGACCGAAGTCGGTGGCAGCTGGACGTATGAAGACCTGAACCATTGGCTGGAGAATCCAGGCGCCTTCGCCCGTGGTACGTCCATGTCCTTCGCAGGCCTGCGCAAGGATCCGGACCGGATCAACGTGATCGCCTATCTCGCCTCGCAATCGCCGAATGCACCGCCATTCCCGGATCCGCTGCCGGCGGCTGAGGAAGACGATGCCGCAGCCCCTGCTGAAGACGGCGCTGAAGCCCCGGCAGAAGGCGAAGAAGCCGCTGCCCCGGTTGAAGACGCTGTGGAAGCTGTGGAAGACGCTGCCGATGCAACGCAGGAAACGGTGACCGAAGTTGTCACCGAAGAGGCTGACACGGCCATGGACACTGCTGAAGAGGCTTTTGACGAAGAAGCCCCGACGCCGACGGAAGAAGAAGGCGAGTAA
- a CDS encoding prephenate dehydratase encodes MTGKIAYQGEPGANSHIACKQAFPALEPLPCRTFEDCFAAVEKGEADLAMIPVENTIAGRVSDIHSLLPGTSLQIVGEHYLPIRFQLMTLPGVKLDEVKTARSHIMGLGQCREFLRAHGIDSVAASDTAGAAREVAESGDRTVAAIAPRLAAEVYGLEILAEDIEDAAHNTTRFVIMSREPSEIEVGDGPAKTAFLFEVRNIPAALFKVLGGFATNGVNMTKLESYMVGGNFTATQFYAEIEGHPDERSVQLALEEVGFFTQMMKLVGVFPASS; translated from the coding sequence ATGACGGGAAAAATCGCATACCAGGGCGAACCGGGGGCCAATTCGCATATTGCCTGCAAGCAGGCCTTTCCGGCCCTGGAGCCCCTGCCGTGCCGCACGTTTGAGGACTGTTTTGCCGCTGTAGAGAAGGGCGAAGCGGATCTGGCGATGATTCCGGTCGAAAATACGATCGCGGGCCGGGTCAGCGACATTCACTCCCTTTTGCCGGGCACGAGCCTGCAGATTGTCGGCGAGCACTACCTGCCGATCCGGTTTCAGCTGATGACCCTGCCGGGTGTGAAGCTGGATGAGGTCAAAACAGCCCGGTCCCACATCATGGGGCTCGGCCAGTGCCGGGAATTCCTGCGGGCGCATGGAATTGATTCGGTGGCGGCATCGGATACCGCGGGGGCGGCTCGCGAAGTGGCCGAGAGCGGGGACCGGACCGTCGCTGCGATTGCGCCGCGTCTGGCGGCCGAAGTTTATGGGCTCGAAATTCTCGCTGAAGACATCGAAGACGCCGCGCACAACACGACCCGATTCGTCATCATGTCCCGTGAGCCATCCGAGATCGAGGTCGGCGACGGCCCGGCCAAGACGGCTTTCCTGTTCGAGGTCCGCAACATTCCCGCGGCCCTGTTCAAGGTGTTGGGCGGTTTCGCCACCAATGGCGTCAACATGACCAAGCTGGAAAGCTACATGGTGGGCGGCAATTTCACCGCCACGCAATTCTACGCGGAAATCGAAGGTCATCCGGATGAGCGTTCGGTTCAGCTGGCGCTGGAAGAGGTGGGCTTCTTCACGCAGATGATGAAGCTGGTCGGCGTGTTTCCCGCCTCCAGCTAA
- a CDS encoding MarR family transcriptional regulator, whose protein sequence is MSRMQLSERDGLELWRRAVTASVRSDAPDLTARQQAILMTIALTPGPHTVRGLAEQLNIAKPAVTRALDALERLDFIKRVRDEADLRNIFLERRPPGMTYLRQFAGLVLAAASGKDQEAAVSPKTRKASAA, encoded by the coding sequence ATGAGCCGGATGCAATTGTCAGAGCGTGATGGTCTGGAACTCTGGCGCCGCGCGGTCACCGCCTCGGTCCGCTCCGATGCGCCTGACCTGACGGCCCGCCAGCAAGCCATCCTGATGACCATCGCCCTGACGCCCGGCCCGCACACGGTGCGCGGCCTCGCTGAACAGCTGAATATCGCCAAACCGGCCGTCACCCGGGCGCTGGATGCGCTGGAACGCCTCGATTTCATCAAGCGCGTGCGCGACGAGGCGGACCTGCGGAATATCTTCCTGGAGCGGCGCCCACCCGGCATGACCTATCTTCGCCAGTTTGCCGGCCTTGTTCTTGCCGCAGCTTCCGGCAAGGATCAGGAAGCTGCCGTGAGCCCGAAAACACGCAAGGCCTCGGCGGCGTAA
- a CDS encoding NlpC/P60 family protein → MPDYNDTRLTPPDRPSRPVQVRAGSVAVRETPLPDARLATEALFGEILDVFEEQHGFALVQCQRDRYVGWVALAGLAERLLAPTHRVTRPHTHAYAAPDLKSPPQLTLSLGGRVSVIAEEGDWRQCQDAGWVHQRHLAALDVLDEDPASVAERYIGTPYLWGGRSGLGLDCTGLTQQSFEAAGVLLPRDSDMQFDWAGDAIADWRDPGALQRGDLVFWKGHVGIMTDPDHLLHANAWHMAAACEPLGDAITRISKYYAEPTGARRIQVSSERGTVPAWKTGA, encoded by the coding sequence ATGCCTGATTACAATGATACGCGACTGACACCGCCCGACAGGCCATCCAGGCCCGTGCAGGTGCGGGCAGGGAGTGTTGCCGTCCGCGAGACGCCTTTGCCGGATGCGCGGCTGGCAACGGAAGCCCTGTTTGGCGAAATTCTGGACGTGTTTGAAGAACAGCACGGTTTTGCGCTCGTCCAGTGCCAGCGCGACCGGTATGTCGGCTGGGTCGCCCTGGCGGGGCTTGCCGAACGCCTGCTGGCCCCGACCCACCGGGTCACCCGGCCCCACACCCATGCCTACGCCGCGCCGGACCTCAAATCGCCGCCACAGCTGACGCTCAGCCTTGGCGGGCGGGTGAGTGTCATCGCGGAAGAGGGAGACTGGCGCCAGTGTCAGGATGCGGGCTGGGTGCATCAAAGGCATCTCGCAGCGCTGGATGTCCTGGATGAGGATCCGGCCAGCGTCGCGGAGCGATATATCGGCACGCCTTATCTCTGGGGTGGACGCTCCGGTCTCGGCCTGGATTGCACGGGACTGACCCAGCAATCATTCGAGGCAGCGGGCGTCCTGCTGCCCCGGGATAGCGACATGCAGTTCGACTGGGCTGGCGATGCCATCGCCGATTGGCGGGACCCCGGCGCCCTCCAGCGCGGAGACCTCGTCTTCTGGAAGGGGCATGTTGGCATCATGACCGATCCGGACCATCTCCTGCACGCCAATGCCTGGCATATGGCCGCCGCATGCGAACCGCTGGGCGATGCCATCACCCGGATCTCAAAGTATTACGCCGAGCCCACAGGGGCCCGGCGCATACAGGTATCTTCTGAAAGAGGGACGGTGCCGGCCTGGAAGACCGGCGCCTGA
- a CDS encoding LysR family transcriptional regulator, with protein MDRIDAMRLFVRVADAGSFSRAAADIGIGQPTVSRRIQDLESQLDAVLFLRTTRALSLTEAGERFYRRAVDILAEYDEAEAEARGLEHEPVGLLRLSCSHSFARHVIAPEIASFMRIYPHVKFDVIGDDSLTDIVGEGVDLAFRLGELTDSSLMAKKLADAPRALWASPAYLERRGNPQTPADLAKHDALIFRHARSTIWTLTNGNQKEDVTVDGPFRASGGEILQQAAEDGLGILMAPGWLVSNCLGSNTLVRVLPDWNAQSLSIHAVWAAGKLRGKAKLFADHLADSLKSKTQIC; from the coding sequence ATGGACCGGATCGATGCAATGCGCCTGTTCGTCCGTGTGGCGGATGCGGGCAGCTTCTCGCGCGCTGCCGCCGACATCGGAATCGGTCAGCCCACCGTCTCGCGGCGGATCCAGGATCTGGAATCCCAGCTCGATGCGGTGTTGTTCCTGCGGACAACCCGGGCGCTCAGCCTGACCGAAGCCGGTGAACGCTTCTACCGCCGCGCCGTCGATATCCTCGCCGAGTATGACGAAGCCGAGGCCGAAGCCCGTGGCCTGGAGCACGAGCCCGTCGGCCTGCTGCGCCTCTCTTGCTCCCACTCTTTCGCCCGGCACGTGATTGCGCCGGAGATCGCCAGCTTCATGCGCATCTATCCGCATGTGAAGTTCGACGTGATCGGCGATGACTCCCTCACCGACATTGTCGGTGAAGGCGTCGATCTTGCGTTCCGTCTCGGTGAGCTGACCGACTCCAGCCTGATGGCAAAAAAGCTGGCAGACGCGCCGCGCGCCCTGTGGGCCTCCCCTGCCTACCTTGAACGCAGAGGTAACCCTCAAACACCGGCAGACCTTGCGAAGCATGACGCACTGATTTTCCGCCACGCCCGCTCCACCATCTGGACACTGACCAATGGCAATCAGAAAGAAGACGTGACCGTCGATGGGCCGTTCCGGGCCTCCGGCGGAGAGATCCTGCAACAGGCCGCCGAGGACGGACTCGGCATCCTGATGGCACCGGGCTGGCTCGTGTCGAACTGTCTCGGGTCAAACACGCTGGTGCGCGTCCTGCCTGACTGGAACGCCCAGAGCCTGTCGATCCACGCGGTCTGGGCGGCGGGCAAGCTCCGCGGCAAGGCAAAACTGTTCGCCGACCATCTCGCCGACAGTCTGAAATCGAAGACCCAGATCTGCTAG